In one Umezawaea sp. Da 62-37 genomic region, the following are encoded:
- a CDS encoding MFS transporter yields MTSVTTPVDRAAARGIMFYCALAVFAQESMWTFYDTQVPPLLREHVGSAAVVGLLMGMDNFLGIFVQPWMGNRSDNTRTRWGRRMPYIAVVMPASALLFLLIPLAWSFASLVVVMFLFGLVGNSFKPVVESLMPDFVEPERRSRGNAAVKIASGLTTVTTAVISVLLVDDHPALAFVIPSGIAFLVLAVLVWRVRDNRSRAYRAALVEDAADVAKADAAKGVRMREVVMGVFRDVDRSRLLLLVSVLLFGGAYAASRALMTPYAMESVGLSRGDAGGLTLPAGVAFLIAAYPAALLAERIGRLRVMAIGMAVFAAAMVLGTVVQTSVATMVALGLAGVGASGFIINAAVVLWNLAPSVRVIGTYTGLYTVTWQLGGLVGPTVVGGMVDVTGWRFMLLDAGLLAALAVVAVLRIQVLARRRTSDIGKVL; encoded by the coding sequence ATGACGTCGGTAACCACACCCGTGGACCGTGCGGCGGCGCGCGGGATCATGTTCTACTGCGCCCTGGCGGTGTTCGCCCAGGAATCGATGTGGACGTTCTACGACACGCAGGTCCCGCCGCTGCTGCGCGAGCACGTCGGCAGCGCTGCGGTGGTGGGGCTGCTGATGGGCATGGACAACTTCCTGGGCATCTTCGTCCAGCCGTGGATGGGCAACCGGTCGGACAACACCCGGACCCGGTGGGGGCGCCGGATGCCCTACATCGCCGTCGTGATGCCCGCCTCGGCCCTGCTCTTCCTGCTCATCCCGCTGGCGTGGTCGTTCGCGTCGCTGGTCGTCGTGATGTTCCTGTTCGGCTTGGTGGGCAACAGCTTCAAGCCCGTGGTCGAGTCGCTGATGCCGGACTTCGTCGAGCCGGAACGCCGTAGTCGCGGCAACGCGGCGGTGAAGATCGCCTCCGGGCTCACCACCGTCACGACGGCGGTCATCAGCGTCCTGCTGGTCGACGACCACCCGGCGCTCGCCTTCGTCATCCCGTCCGGGATCGCGTTCCTCGTGCTGGCCGTGCTGGTGTGGCGGGTGCGCGACAACCGCTCCAGGGCCTACCGGGCGGCGCTCGTCGAGGACGCCGCCGACGTCGCGAAGGCGGACGCGGCCAAGGGCGTCCGCATGCGCGAGGTCGTGATGGGCGTCTTCCGCGACGTCGACCGCAGCCGACTGCTCCTGCTGGTCTCCGTACTGCTGTTCGGCGGGGCCTACGCGGCGTCGCGGGCGTTGATGACGCCGTACGCCATGGAGTCCGTCGGCCTGTCCCGCGGCGACGCGGGTGGCCTCACGCTGCCCGCGGGCGTGGCGTTCCTGATCGCCGCCTATCCCGCCGCGCTGCTGGCGGAACGGATCGGCCGCCTGCGCGTGATGGCCATCGGCATGGCCGTCTTCGCCGCCGCGATGGTCCTCGGGACCGTCGTGCAGACGTCGGTCGCGACCATGGTCGCGCTGGGACTGGCCGGTGTCGGCGCCTCCGGGTTCATCATCAACGCCGCCGTGGTGCTGTGGAACCTCGCACCCTCGGTGCGCGTGATCGGCACCTACACCGGCCTCTACACGGTGACCTGGCAGTTGGGCGGGCTGGTCGGCCCCACCGTCGTCGGCGGCATGGTCGACGTGACCGGCTGGCGCTTCATGCTGCTCGACGCGGGCCTGCTCGCCGCCCTCGCGGTGGTGGCGGTGCTGCGGATCCAGGTGCTGGCGCGCCGCCGGACCTCGGACATCGGAAAGGTGCTGTAG
- a CDS encoding acyclic terpene utilization AtuA family protein: MTKPDEVRILVPSGMLGAGFDAAAVERGLALGADVIAVDGGSTDSGPYYLGSGQPKTAAAAVSRDLRILLGAAAKARIPLIVGSCGTSGTDSGVDWVAGIVDDILTEDGLALTVATIYSGQVAADVVGHLDAGRVHPLAPMGELRAETLEACTHIVGMMGHEPIVAALQGGADVVLAGRATDTAVAAAYPLMMGMPAGPTWHASKIVECGGQCTTNPRSGSVFATIDRTGFVIESLDESVACTPHSVAAHMLYETANPFRMREPAGTLDVTDAVYSALDERRVRVEGSRFDLADQHTVKLEGARITGYETMSFSAIRDPLILRDVEGWAEFLRQVLTGRVTQTLGLAPADYAFDIRLYGHNAVLGHLDPATTPAREVGVMLLVQAASQETATAIAKVANPLMLHLPAVDMDYLPSLAFPTSPAETERGASYEFVLNHVVDTETPTSMFRTHFRKAAARV, translated from the coding sequence ATGACCAAGCCGGACGAAGTGCGGATCCTGGTGCCGTCGGGAATGCTGGGTGCCGGCTTCGACGCGGCCGCCGTGGAGCGGGGGCTCGCGCTGGGGGCCGACGTCATCGCCGTCGACGGCGGGTCCACCGACTCGGGGCCGTACTACCTGGGCTCGGGGCAGCCGAAGACCGCCGCGGCCGCGGTGTCGCGCGACCTGCGGATCCTCCTCGGCGCGGCCGCGAAGGCCCGCATCCCGCTGATCGTGGGCTCCTGCGGCACGAGCGGGACCGACTCGGGCGTCGACTGGGTCGCCGGGATCGTCGACGACATCCTCACCGAGGACGGTCTGGCCCTCACCGTCGCGACCATCTACAGCGGGCAGGTTGCGGCGGACGTCGTGGGGCACCTCGACGCCGGACGCGTGCACCCGCTCGCGCCGATGGGGGAGCTGCGGGCCGAGACCCTGGAGGCCTGCACCCACATCGTCGGGATGATGGGCCACGAGCCGATCGTCGCCGCGCTCCAGGGTGGCGCGGACGTCGTGCTGGCGGGCCGCGCGACCGACACCGCCGTCGCCGCCGCCTACCCGTTGATGATGGGCATGCCCGCCGGACCGACGTGGCACGCCTCGAAGATCGTCGAGTGCGGCGGCCAGTGCACGACCAACCCGCGCTCGGGCAGCGTGTTCGCCACGATCGACCGCACCGGCTTCGTCATCGAGTCGCTCGACGAGTCGGTCGCCTGCACGCCGCACTCGGTGGCCGCGCACATGCTGTACGAGACGGCGAACCCGTTCCGGATGCGCGAACCCGCGGGCACCCTCGACGTGACCGACGCCGTGTACAGCGCCCTCGACGAGCGCAGGGTCCGCGTCGAGGGATCGCGGTTCGACCTCGCCGACCAGCACACCGTGAAGCTGGAGGGCGCGAGGATCACCGGCTACGAGACCATGTCGTTCAGCGCGATCCGCGACCCGCTGATCCTGCGGGACGTCGAGGGCTGGGCGGAGTTCCTCCGGCAGGTCCTCACCGGCCGCGTGACCCAGACGCTCGGCCTCGCGCCCGCCGACTACGCCTTCGACATCCGGCTCTACGGCCACAACGCCGTCCTCGGCCACCTCGACCCGGCGACCACGCCCGCCCGCGAGGTCGGTGTGATGCTGCTCGTCCAAGCCGCTTCGCAGGAGACGGCCACGGCCATCGCGAAGGTCGCCAACCCGCTGATGCTGCACCTGCCCGCGGTGGACATGGACTACCTGCCGAGCCTGGCCTTCCCCACGTCCCCGGCGGAGACCGAACGCGGCGCGTCGTACGAGTTCGTCCTGAACCACGTGGTCGACACCGAGACCCCGACCAGCATGTTCCGCACCCACTTCCGGAAGGCCGCCGCCCGTGTCTGA
- a CDS encoding tartrate dehydrogenase, which translates to MTTRHRIALVPGDGIGREVLPPACAVLDAVGARHGIGFDYDAFDWSCERYAAEGAMMPADGLDRIRHHDAVLLGAVGWPGTPDHVSLWGLLIPIRRRFRQYVNLRPIRNLDGVPGPLAGAPEVDFVVVRENVEGEYSEVGGRLNRGFPDEMAIQEAVFTRPGVERVLEYAFTLAGRRGGDLVSATKSNGIVHTMPFWDELVAERAAHHPAVTWRQEHIDALVAKIVLDPGRFDVIVASNLFGDILSDLAAAVAGGIGIAPAANLNPERDFPSMFEPVHGSAPDIAGQGVANPLGAIWCASMMLDHLGHPEAAAEVYEAFTHVLATTPARTRDLGGTASTKEFTELVLATIGRTTA; encoded by the coding sequence ATGACCACGCGCCACCGCATCGCCCTCGTCCCCGGTGACGGCATCGGCCGGGAGGTGCTGCCCCCGGCGTGCGCGGTGCTCGACGCGGTCGGCGCCCGGCACGGGATCGGGTTCGACTACGACGCGTTCGACTGGTCCTGCGAGCGGTACGCCGCCGAGGGCGCGATGATGCCCGCCGACGGCCTGGACCGGATCCGGCACCACGACGCGGTGCTGCTCGGCGCGGTCGGCTGGCCCGGCACCCCCGACCACGTGTCGCTCTGGGGGCTGCTGATCCCGATCCGCCGCCGGTTCCGCCAGTACGTCAACCTCCGCCCGATCAGGAACCTCGACGGCGTGCCCGGTCCGCTGGCGGGAGCACCGGAGGTCGACTTCGTGGTCGTCCGGGAGAACGTGGAGGGCGAGTACTCGGAGGTCGGCGGACGCCTCAACCGCGGTTTCCCCGACGAGATGGCCATTCAGGAGGCGGTGTTCACCCGGCCCGGCGTCGAACGCGTCCTCGAGTACGCCTTCACCCTCGCGGGCAGGCGCGGCGGCGACCTCGTCTCGGCCACGAAGTCCAACGGCATCGTCCACACGATGCCGTTCTGGGACGAACTGGTCGCCGAGCGGGCCGCGCACCACCCCGCCGTCACGTGGCGGCAGGAGCACATCGACGCCCTCGTCGCGAAGATCGTGCTCGATCCCGGCCGGTTCGACGTGATCGTGGCGTCGAACCTGTTCGGCGACATCCTCAGCGACCTCGCGGCGGCCGTGGCGGGCGGCATCGGCATCGCCCCCGCGGCGAACCTGAACCCGGAACGGGACTTCCCGTCGATGTTCGAACCCGTCCACGGCTCCGCGCCGGACATCGCCGGGCAGGGCGTCGCCAACCCGCTCGGCGCGATCTGGTGCGCCTCGATGATGCTCGACCACCTCGGCCACCCCGAGGCCGCCGCCGAGGTCTACGAGGCCTTCACCCACGTCCTCGCGACGACCCCCGCCCGCACCCGCGACCTCGGCGGCACCGCCTCCACCAAGGAGTTCACCGAACTCGTGCTCGCGACCATCGGAAGGACGACCGCATGA
- a CDS encoding fumarylacetoacetate hydrolase family protein — protein MDCELELGFVLRHPLLNATTTEAESAIGAFALLCDFTARDVRRPEMRSGFGPRKAKHFLSSLSETRLLPRRTPHPGGDTRCAKGGRAPVATAWTGPEPADWPGQRRCFAAGRRRPW, from the coding sequence GTGGACTGCGAACTCGAACTCGGCTTCGTCCTGCGCCACCCCCTGCTCAACGCCACCACCACCGAAGCCGAGTCCGCCATCGGCGCGTTCGCCCTCCTGTGCGACTTCACCGCCCGCGACGTCCGGAGGCCCGAGATGCGCAGCGGTTTCGGGCCGCGGAAGGCGAAGCACTTCCTCAGTTCGCTGTCGGAGACCCGGCTACTCCCTCGGAGAACTCCTCACCCTGGGGGTGATACCCGGTGTGCCAAGGGCGGTCGAGCACCCGTGGCTACCGCGTGGACGGGGCCTGAACCGGCGGACTGGCCGGGACAGCGGCGATGCTTCGCAGCCGGGCGTCGCCGACCATGGTGA
- a CDS encoding DUF4387 domain-containing protein has product MSDTARPTIGDLALEVRSKNAGPFWVTIELFMRDDAGYAIVADEDFINEAVVARLYDVPADGVQIFRIPSLKVVKISYPRPISQGSLFDRDIHAGQHHVPLAVLVP; this is encoded by the coding sequence GTGTCTGACACCGCCCGCCCGACGATCGGCGACCTCGCGCTGGAGGTCCGCTCCAAGAACGCGGGCCCCTTCTGGGTCACCATCGAACTGTTCATGCGCGACGACGCGGGCTACGCGATCGTCGCCGACGAGGACTTCATCAACGAGGCCGTCGTCGCCAGGCTCTACGACGTGCCCGCCGACGGGGTGCAGATCTTCCGCATCCCGTCGCTGAAGGTCGTGAAGATCTCCTACCCGCGACCGATCAGCCAGGGCAGCCTGTTCGACCGCGACATCCACGCGGGCCAGCACCACGTGCCGCTCGCGGTCCTCGTCCCCTAG
- the ligA gene encoding NAD-dependent DNA ligase LigA, which yields MNARERIQELADRIVVLRDAYYRGSPLVADAEYDVVEDELRELVGAHPDLAPDPNPLEQVGAPGVLHAPIRHSRPMLSLEKATRPEQVAAFFGRFPGQPVVVMPKLDGLSLALVYENGRLARAVTRGDGTTGDDVTTLVRALADGVPKRVGAPGRVEVRGEAVMLRSTFSAYNVAHPDKPLINPRNAAAGTLRAKDPATVAERRLQFFAFDLDTDPDTAETDLHVALTTLGFAVADMRHRDDADSAQAVIGEIERQRNELDYDLDGAVLRLADRDAYAAAGTRSNSPRGALAFKFAAEEKTTVLSDVVWDVGKTGKIAPVAWLEPVFVGGTTVTRATLANQEVIKARGIRIGDTVLVRRAGDVIPFVAGVLDASKRTGAEREIVPPTECPSCAQSLTEQGNSRELFCTNVACPAQTVRRLVHWASRAAADLDAIGGVWIERLAEAGILEHPSDFYALTRETLLEFDRIGEVSATRMVESIDAGRQVGLRRALIGLAIPMASEGTATRLCRAGFGSLEEVADSSLEDLVAVEDIGPKVAASLIEHLTRLRPELRRLRQRGVSLDVREEDLPPVVAAGAPLAGKTVVITGAISDPRSGEKVARPTFQRLCEKAGATTATSVSANTDMLITGADVGASKLTKAEKLGVEVVDQGGIWQQLIAAGIA from the coding sequence GTGAACGCTCGGGAACGCATCCAGGAACTCGCCGATCGGATCGTCGTGCTGCGCGACGCCTACTACCGCGGCTCGCCGCTGGTGGCGGACGCCGAGTACGACGTCGTCGAGGACGAGTTGCGGGAACTCGTCGGGGCCCACCCGGACCTGGCGCCCGATCCGAACCCGCTGGAGCAGGTGGGCGCGCCGGGGGTGCTGCACGCGCCGATCCGGCACTCGCGGCCGATGCTGTCGTTGGAGAAGGCGACCCGGCCCGAGCAGGTGGCGGCGTTCTTCGGCCGCTTCCCCGGCCAGCCGGTGGTGGTCATGCCGAAGCTGGACGGGTTGTCACTGGCGCTGGTCTACGAGAACGGGCGGCTGGCGCGGGCGGTCACGCGCGGGGACGGGACGACCGGTGACGACGTGACGACGCTCGTGCGGGCGCTGGCGGACGGGGTGCCGAAGCGGGTCGGGGCGCCGGGGCGGGTGGAGGTGCGGGGTGAGGCGGTGATGCTGCGGTCGACCTTCTCCGCCTACAACGTCGCGCACCCGGACAAGCCGCTGATCAACCCGCGCAACGCGGCCGCGGGCACGCTGCGCGCGAAGGACCCGGCCACGGTCGCCGAACGCAGGCTCCAGTTCTTCGCGTTCGACCTGGACACCGACCCCGACACCGCCGAGACCGACCTGCACGTCGCGTTGACCACGCTCGGCTTCGCCGTCGCGGACATGCGCCACCGCGACGACGCCGACTCCGCGCAGGCCGTGATCGGGGAGATCGAGCGGCAGCGCAACGAGCTGGACTACGACCTGGACGGCGCCGTGCTGCGCCTGGCCGACCGCGACGCCTACGCCGCCGCGGGCACCCGGTCGAACTCCCCGCGCGGGGCGCTGGCGTTCAAGTTCGCGGCCGAGGAGAAGACCACGGTCCTGTCCGATGTGGTCTGGGACGTCGGCAAGACCGGCAAGATCGCCCCGGTCGCGTGGCTGGAACCGGTGTTCGTGGGCGGCACGACGGTCACCCGCGCCACGCTGGCCAACCAGGAGGTCATCAAGGCGCGGGGCATCCGGATCGGGGACACGGTGCTGGTGCGCCGCGCGGGCGACGTGATCCCGTTCGTGGCCGGGGTGCTCGACGCCTCGAAGCGCACGGGGGCGGAGCGCGAGATCGTGCCGCCGACGGAGTGCCCGTCGTGCGCGCAATCGCTGACCGAGCAGGGCAACAGCCGGGAGCTGTTCTGCACCAACGTCGCCTGCCCCGCCCAGACCGTGCGGCGGCTGGTCCACTGGGCGTCGCGGGCCGCGGCGGACCTCGACGCGATCGGCGGGGTGTGGATCGAACGGCTGGCGGAGGCCGGGATCCTGGAGCACCCGTCGGACTTCTACGCGCTGACCAGGGAGACGTTGCTGGAGTTCGACCGCATCGGCGAGGTCTCGGCGACCCGCATGGTCGAGTCGATCGACGCAGGCCGCCAGGTCGGGCTGCGCCGGGCGCTGATCGGCCTCGCCATCCCGATGGCGTCGGAGGGCACCGCGACCCGGCTGTGCCGCGCGGGGTTCGGCTCGCTGGAGGAGGTCGCCGACTCGAGCCTCGAGGACCTGGTGGCCGTGGAGGACATCGGGCCGAAGGTCGCCGCGTCGCTCATCGAGCACCTCACCCGGCTCCGCCCCGAACTCCGACGGCTGCGGCAGCGGGGCGTGTCCCTGGACGTGCGCGAGGAGGACCTGCCGCCCGTGGTCGCGGCGGGCGCGCCGCTGGCGGGCAAGACGGTGGTGATCACCGGCGCCATCAGCGACCCGCGTTCCGGCGAGAAGGTCGCCCGGCCGACGTTCCAACGGCTGTGCGAGAAGGCGGGGGCGACCACCGCGACGTCGGTGTCGGCGAACACGGACATGCTCATCACCGGCGCGGACGTCGGCGCGAGCAAGCTGACCAAGGCGGAGAAGCTCGGGGTCGAGGTCGTCGACCAGGGCGGGATCTGGCAGCAGCTGATCGCGGCGGGCATCGCCTAG
- a CDS encoding phosphoglycerate dehydrogenase yields MPLVLITTDHLRRGGEADALLAEAGHTTRHLTRAADLVAALDGVEGAVVGNEPITADVLGRATSLRAVVRSGVGYDSVDVEAATRLGISVSNLPGVNANAVAEYTLGLLLASSRRLVSTALGVAQGRWPRGSGRELRGATLGLVGYGASARGVVPLALAFGMTVLCTTKIPDENPFVRFVDLGTLLRESDYVSLHTTLTPRTRHLVDAEAFALMKPTAVLVNTARGPLVDEAALVAAVTTGRIAGAELDVVDVEPLPVGSPLRGGDGITVYSHMAGQTAESRRATAVGAARELVAALNGAPRSSVNAHLIT; encoded by the coding sequence GTGCCGCTGGTCCTGATCACGACCGACCACCTGCGCCGCGGCGGTGAGGCCGACGCCCTGCTCGCCGAGGCCGGTCACACGACGCGCCACCTGACGCGGGCCGCCGACCTCGTGGCGGCGTTGGACGGCGTCGAGGGCGCGGTCGTCGGCAACGAGCCGATCACCGCCGACGTCCTCGGCCGGGCGACCTCGTTGCGCGCGGTGGTCCGCTCCGGGGTCGGCTACGACTCGGTCGACGTCGAGGCCGCGACCCGGCTGGGCATCTCGGTCAGCAACCTGCCGGGCGTCAACGCCAACGCCGTCGCCGAGTACACCCTGGGCCTGCTGCTGGCCTCCTCCCGTCGGCTGGTGTCCACCGCCCTCGGCGTCGCCCAAGGCCGGTGGCCGCGCGGAAGCGGTCGCGAACTGCGCGGCGCGACCCTGGGCCTGGTCGGCTACGGCGCTTCGGCGCGCGGGGTCGTCCCGCTGGCGCTCGCCTTCGGGATGACGGTGCTGTGCACGACGAAGATCCCTGACGAGAACCCCTTCGTGCGGTTCGTGGACCTCGGCACGCTGCTGCGCGAGTCGGACTACGTCTCGCTGCACACCACCCTCACCCCGCGGACCCGGCACCTGGTCGACGCGGAGGCGTTCGCCCTGATGAAGCCGACCGCCGTGCTGGTCAACACCGCGCGCGGGCCGCTCGTGGACGAGGCCGCGCTGGTGGCGGCCGTGACGACCGGGCGGATCGCGGGCGCCGAACTCGACGTGGTGGACGTCGAACCGCTGCCCGTGGGCAGCCCGTTGCGCGGGGGCGACGGCATCACCGTGTACTCGCACATGGCGGGCCAGACCGCGGAATCCCGGCGGGCCACCGCCGTCGGCGCCGCCCGTGAACTCGTCGCCGCGCTCAACGGGGCTCCGCGCTCGTCGGTCAACGCCCACCTGATCACGTAG
- a CDS encoding dihydrofolate reductase family protein: MRPLIVTEFLSLDGVVDSPGGGAHPHAGWTFKDVEFDAAAYEIKGREQQEASAMLMGRVSYDEFAPVWPKMEEFAEYNAMPKYVVSSTLTDPEWNNTTVLRSLDEVAALKKEDGGPILVHGSPMLAQGLAAAGLVDRYHLLTFPIVLGGGKRLFATDGTDKRKLTLVEHATFGNGVQLAVFDVAG; the protein is encoded by the coding sequence ATGCGCCCGCTCATCGTCACCGAGTTCCTGTCCCTCGACGGCGTCGTCGACTCGCCCGGCGGCGGCGCCCACCCGCACGCGGGCTGGACGTTCAAGGACGTCGAGTTCGACGCGGCGGCCTACGAGATCAAGGGCCGGGAGCAGCAGGAGGCCTCCGCGATGCTGATGGGCCGGGTCAGCTACGACGAGTTCGCCCCCGTCTGGCCGAAGATGGAGGAGTTCGCGGAGTACAACGCGATGCCGAAGTACGTCGTGTCCTCCACGCTCACCGACCCGGAGTGGAACAACACCACCGTGCTGCGCTCCCTCGACGAGGTCGCCGCGCTCAAGAAGGAGGACGGCGGCCCGATCCTCGTGCACGGCAGCCCCATGCTCGCGCAGGGCCTCGCCGCCGCGGGCCTGGTCGACCGCTACCACCTGCTGACCTTTCCCATCGTGCTCGGCGGTGGGAAGCGGCTGTTCGCGACCGACGGCACGGACAAGCGGAAGCTGACCCTGGTCGAGCACGCCACCTTCGGCAACGGCGTCCAGCTCGCGGTCTTCGACGTCGCGGGCTGA
- a CDS encoding class II aldolase/adducin family protein encodes MTTDREPLTLDDLKPIPPEELILRRPPEFDDPARERRHRKERLAGALRLFGRLGFEEGVAGHITARDPEYPDHFWVNPFGMSFKHVKVSDLLLVDHDGNVVQGRYHVNRAAFAIHSEVHKARPDAVGAAHSHSLHGKALSSTDQVLEPLTQDACAFYDDHSVFEDYTGVVNDTEEGRKLAAALGSNKAVILRNHGLLTVGSTVDSAAWWFITMERSAQAQLIAKAAGNTGLITPESAKLTHGQVGFELAGWFQFQPLFDQISRTEPDLFD; translated from the coding sequence ATGACCACTGACCGGGAGCCGCTGACCCTCGACGACCTCAAGCCCATCCCGCCGGAGGAGCTGATCCTCCGCCGTCCCCCGGAGTTCGACGACCCCGCGCGGGAGCGCCGCCACCGCAAGGAGCGGCTGGCGGGAGCGCTGCGCCTGTTCGGCAGGCTCGGGTTCGAGGAGGGCGTGGCGGGGCACATCACCGCGCGCGACCCCGAGTACCCGGACCACTTCTGGGTCAACCCGTTCGGCATGTCGTTCAAGCACGTCAAGGTCAGCGACCTGCTGCTGGTCGACCACGACGGCAACGTGGTGCAGGGCCGCTACCACGTCAACCGCGCCGCGTTCGCCATCCACTCCGAGGTGCACAAGGCCCGCCCGGACGCGGTCGGCGCGGCACACAGCCATTCCCTGCACGGCAAGGCGCTGTCGTCAACGGACCAGGTCCTGGAGCCGCTGACGCAGGACGCGTGCGCGTTCTACGACGACCACTCCGTGTTCGAGGACTACACGGGCGTGGTCAACGACACCGAGGAAGGCCGGAAGCTGGCCGCGGCGCTCGGCTCGAACAAGGCCGTGATCCTGCGCAACCACGGGCTGCTCACGGTCGGGTCCACAGTGGACTCGGCCGCGTGGTGGTTCATCACCATGGAGCGCTCGGCGCAGGCGCAGCTGATCGCGAAGGCCGCAGGCAACACCGGGCTGATCACGCCGGAGAGCGCCAAGCTCACCCACGGGCAGGTCGGGTTCGAACTGGCGGGCTGGTTCCAGTTCCAGCCGCTGTTCGACCAGATCTCCCGCACCGAGCCCGACCTGTTCGACTGA
- a CDS encoding GntR family transcriptional regulator produces MSRDTLSTLTNDTLADRSYRAVRDAIGSGELRPGEKITERGLAERLSVSPTPVREAIRRLEQDGLIERTGPRTVVVATIGDTARQDLAEVEIGLRGLVARFAARHATPEQLDRLDAILDEADDLHIVIRKRHEDGKPIDKHLDALLDTMQRFNEGVDACAANAVLVRLLEQTRVFSPSERRTRLLERVAVDKDFGLDRYASHRALVHALRAGDSAAAEQIVLEDARGGLNALRGEPRRDTTG; encoded by the coding sequence ATGTCACGGGACACCCTGAGCACGCTGACCAACGACACGCTGGCCGACCGCTCCTACCGCGCGGTCCGCGACGCGATCGGGTCCGGCGAGCTGCGTCCCGGCGAGAAGATCACCGAACGCGGACTGGCCGAACGGCTGTCGGTCAGCCCCACCCCCGTGCGCGAGGCCATCCGGCGGCTGGAGCAGGACGGGCTCATCGAGCGCACCGGCCCGCGCACGGTCGTCGTCGCCACGATCGGCGACACCGCGCGCCAGGACCTCGCCGAGGTCGAGATCGGCCTGCGCGGCCTGGTCGCGCGGTTCGCCGCCCGGCACGCCACCCCGGAGCAGCTGGACCGGCTCGACGCGATCCTCGACGAGGCCGACGACCTGCACATCGTCATCCGCAAGCGGCACGAGGACGGCAAGCCGATCGACAAGCACCTCGACGCGCTGCTCGACACCATGCAGCGGTTCAACGAGGGCGTGGACGCGTGCGCCGCGAACGCGGTCCTGGTGCGGCTGCTGGAGCAGACCAGGGTGTTCTCCCCCTCCGAACGCCGGACGCGCCTGCTGGAGCGGGTCGCCGTCGACAAGGATTTCGGCCTGGACCGCTACGCCAGCCACCGCGCGCTCGTCCACGCCCTGCGAGCGGGCGACTCCGCGGCCGCCGAGCAGATCGTCCTGGAGGACGCGCGCGGCGGCCTCAACGCCCTGCGCGGCGAACCGCGGCGGGACACCACCGGCTGA
- a CDS encoding LysR family transcriptional regulator, with product MDVRQLRYFLAVVDADSVHQAAARLRVAQPSVSQALRKLERELGCELFHRVKRRLVLNAAGQALVEPARELVRSLDVVKATVQAVDGVSGGRLAISSMPSQAVSPLASLIGGFLRRHPGVEVGVSTAARPEDVCDAVRDGAAEVGLVAVPNGPLREPGLRVVPLEVQRFVLVARDPDDLPGGTGPLRPEELRGLGLVVGQRGTGMRRAADAVLAATDCRVAVRVEQREALLPLVLAGAGVAVVADSWRPLALAAGLVVRPLAVDESLHVALVAPGTRPTPAAAAFLEAALD from the coding sequence ATGGACGTCCGGCAGTTGCGGTACTTCCTCGCGGTGGTCGACGCGGACAGCGTGCACCAGGCCGCGGCGCGGTTGCGCGTGGCGCAGCCGTCGGTGTCGCAGGCGCTGCGGAAGCTGGAGCGGGAACTCGGGTGCGAGCTGTTCCACCGGGTCAAGCGGAGGCTGGTGCTGAACGCGGCCGGGCAAGCGCTGGTGGAGCCCGCGCGTGAGCTGGTGCGGTCGCTGGACGTCGTGAAGGCCACCGTCCAAGCCGTGGACGGGGTGTCGGGCGGGCGGTTGGCGATCTCGTCGATGCCCTCGCAGGCGGTGAGCCCGCTGGCGTCGTTGATCGGCGGGTTCCTCCGGCGGCACCCCGGCGTGGAGGTGGGGGTGTCCACGGCGGCGCGGCCGGAGGACGTGTGCGACGCCGTGCGGGACGGGGCGGCGGAGGTCGGGCTGGTGGCGGTGCCGAACGGGCCGTTGCGGGAGCCGGGGCTGCGGGTGGTGCCGTTGGAGGTGCAGCGGTTCGTGCTGGTCGCGCGCGACCCCGATGACCTGCCCGGCGGTACCGGTCCGCTGCGGCCGGAGGAGTTGCGGGGGCTCGGGCTGGTGGTCGGGCAGCGGGGCACGGGGATGCGGCGGGCCGCCGACGCCGTGCTGGCCGCCACGGACTGCCGCGTCGCCGTGCGGGTGGAGCAGCGCGAAGCCCTGCTGCCCCTGGTCCTGGCCGGGGCGGGGGTGGCCGTGGTCGCGGACTCGTGGCGGCCGCTGGCCCTCGCGGCGGGCCTGGTGGTGCGGCCGCTCGCGGTCGACGAGAGCCTGCACGTGGCACTGGTCGCGCCGGGGACGCGGCCCACGCCGGCGGCCGCCGCCTTCCTGGAAGCCGCGCTGGACTGA